The Muribaculum intestinale genome includes the window AGGCCGGAATCGCACTCGTAGTCGGACTCGTCAACCTATGCACAGCCAATAATACCGTAGCCATAATTACCGTAGGGCAGCTCGCCTCATCCCTGTCAAAAAGATTCGGCGTCGACCCCAGAAAGGCGGCCTCGCTGCTCGACACCTCGTCGTGTATCGTGCAGAGCCTTATTCCCTATGGCGCACAGACACTCCTTGCCACATCGCTTGCATCCATATCTCCGGTAGCCACATGGCCCTATCTCTACTATCCATGGGCGCTTGCCGTGTTCCTTATCCTATCGGTGGTGTTCCGCTTCCCGCGGCTTGCCACCATATCTCCACCCGTATCCACAAATGATAATACCAATCCATAATTACAACATGAACCCACGTTTACGACTATCTGTCGCGACTGTAGCAGCAGCAGCTATCGTCATGACATCAGCCGCAATGGCTCAGGAAAAACGTTTCTATGCATCGGTCTACAGCACCAATGAATGGAAAGAGTATGTATATTCCGAGACCGGCATGTACAGCTTCCCCCTTGACAAATACAGCCGCACGCTGGTAAAAGAGGACTCCGACCTCGACGCCTCCGGAGGCGGCACAATGACCGAGGATTTCTATTTTTGTACCTCCGAAATCAACTACGGCGCATGGACCGATGTGACCCACTACACATTCAAGCCCGACTCCTGGCAACTGAATTCACAGCTGTTCGGCTCAATGCAGGGCGTAGCCACCGATCTCGCCTACGACCACACTACAGCACGCATATACGGATGCTTCGCCACCGACCCCGAACTTGGTGAGACAGAAGGAGAATTCGTGTTCGGCTCTCTCAACGAAGCCACCGGACAGCGCCTTGCCATCAGAAAAATCGACACACCTTGGATTGCACTCGGCTGCGACCGCTCAGGCGGCCTATATGCTGTAGACATGGGCGGCATACTCTGGAAGGTTGAGAAGACTACAGGCGCGACAGAGCAGATTGCCGACCTCGGAGTGACCGCCAACCGCCGCTCTACCGGAGCTTTCGACACCGAATCGGGCATATTCTATGTTGTGGTGACCAACGAGGATTCATCGACCATCGAAGAATATGGCTACAGCATTGGCAAGTCGGAGCTATATGCAGTCGACGTCACTGCAGGCTCTGCAAAGCTCGTATATGAGTTTGGCGACGGCGAGGCTGTAGGAGGCATGTATATACCCGGCCCGCTCTCCGATGACAACGCTCCCGCCCAAGCCACTGACTTCTCCGCCAGATTCTCCGACGGCGCCCTCAATGGCACTGTCTCGTTTACCATTCCCGACAAGACATTCGGCGGCAACACTCTGGAGGGTGACATAAAATATCTCGTGCGCGCCAACGGCTCACTATTCGCCCAGGGCACAGCCTCCCCGGGAACAAAAATCGAGGCCGACGGCAAAGTCGACGAGGACGGCGCATACGAAATCGAGCTTGAACTAACCAACGCCGCCGGTCGCGGGCCCAAATCGAAAATCTCACAATGGATAGGACATGATACACCCGTAAGCCTCTCCTCAGCCAATCTCACATACTCCGACGGAGCATTTACCCTGACATGGGCGCACCCGACATCTACGGAACATGGCGGCTACATGAACCATGCGATGCTCTCATATGACGTGACACGAATGCCCGACAACGTACGTGTGGCCACAGCCATCACCTCAACCGCCGTGACCGACCCTGTAGAGATACCCGCCTCAATGACCGGCTACAGCTACCGCATCGACATGTCATACCGCGGAGTGCCCGTATCCTCTCTCACCACCGACACCTACAACCTCGGTTCGGTATCACTCCCCTATGTCCTCGACTTCAACAGCGACGACAGCTTCGACGGCCTCACCATAATCGATGCCAACGGCGACCGCAACGAATGGTACCGCGAGGAATACTGGTATATCGAAGCAACCGACCTCGAGTGCACGGCCGCTCTATATCCCTATTCATCCGTCAACCGCGCCGACGACTGGATGATACTCCCCGCTATAATGTTTGAGAAAGGCATCACATATTCCGTTGAATTCCAGGTATCGACAGCGGGAGCCAACGAAAAGCTCGCACTCTATTTCGGCACCGCTCCATCGCCCGACGCCATGACCGGCAATATAATGCCTGTAAAGGAATATGAAAGCTATTGCTGCGTAGAAGAGAAGCACACATTCACGCCCGAGGCCTCAGGTCTGTATTACATAGGCTTCCATGCCTGCTCCGACCCCGATGGTGCAGGCCTTGGTATCCGCGACATCAAAGTCGACACTGCCGGCTCATCGGCAATCGAGGAGATATCTACGGAGACTACCTCCCCCACCACAGCAGTATACAATCTGCAGGGTGTGCAAGTCGACGACAACGCCCGCGGCGGCATATTCATTGAAGTAAAAGCTGACGGCACGACAAGAAAAATTGTACGTCGCTAATCCTCTCTGAATCATATTCTACAATATATTCCGACAGTGTGCACCGTCATACACCGACAGCCACTGTCGGAACTTTTGTATCATTATACACCGACGGATAATGCGCTCTAACGGCTCCTTCATCTTATCTTGCTGAGATAATGCAAAATGAGTCATAAAAAATTTTGCGGTTTGGAAAAGAAACCGTAATTTTGTCGCGCAAAATGCAAAATCTAAAAAAACAACATAAAATCAATAACTAAACATGATCATCGTACAAGTTAAAGAAGGCGAGAACATAGAAAGAGCTTTAAAGAAGTTTAAAAGAAAATTCGAAAAGACCGGCATCGTTAAAGAGCTTCGCAGCCGCCAGGCTTTTGAAAAGCCCTCCATCACCAACCGCAAGAAGATGATGAAGGCCGTCTACGTACAGAAACTGCGCATGGTCGAGGAGTAATCGACTCCTATTATTTTTATCCATATTATTTGGAAATATCCAAAGAAAGAGTTAAATTCGCTTTTGACCAAACATAGGAAGCCCACCTGCGGCATCCGTTGATAAAGCGAATCGACTCCATGATACTTGACTCTTTCTCGACATATATACGGTGTGAGCTGAATTATTCAGTCCACACCGTTTCTGCATATATGCGAGACCTCTCCCAATGGGCCGACTTCGCCACCGGCGGTCATCCCGAGCAGCTCGACCCGTTGAGCGTAACCACCTCCGATATAAGATTATGGATCGGACGTCTGGCCCGGCAGGGTGAAAGTCCGCGGACACTGAAGCGCAAGCTCTCTTCACTACGCACATTCTTCGGCTACATGATGAAACGCCACGGGATGATGTCGAACCCTGCGGCCGAACTCCACTCGGCAAAAGCCGACAAGCCTCTCCCGGTATACGTCCGTCAGTCGGAAATGGCATCAATGCTCGCTGACGATTTCGATACCGGCGACTTCACCTCCGTGCGCGACCGTCTCATCCTGCTTATGTTCTACTCGACAGGCATGCGCAGTTCTGAGCTGGAGACTCTGCTCGACAACGATGTAAACACCGCGAAAGGTGAACTAAAGGTAATGGGTAAACGTAATAAAGAAAGAATCATACCTTTCGGGGAAGAACTCTCGGAAATGATTGCAAAATACAGAAACCTGCGAGACACCACAGTAGGAGGCCTCCCCCCGGAACGCTTCTTCGTCAGGCCCGACGGACAGCCCTTGTACCGAAGGCTTATCTACAGGGTCGTACACGGAGCTTTGGAGGGACGCACGGTAGCAGCCCGGCAGAGCCCTCACGTACTGCGGCATTCATTCGCAAGCGATATGCTCAATAACGGTGCCGACCTCTTCTCAGTGCAACAGCTTCTCGGCCATAAATCATTAGAAACCACTCAGGTATATACTCATATTACCTACCAGGAACTTAAAAACAATTACCAACTGGCACATCCGCGTGCCGCAAAGAAAGGAGGACCCCATGGAAATTAACATCAAGTCAATCCACTTCGACGCAACAGAACAGCTCCAGAGCTTCATCGAGAAGAAACTAAATAAACTGGCTCGCCGCTTCGAGTCAATCACCAAAGCCGACGTAACACTGAAAGTAGTAAAACCGGAAACTTCCATGAACAAGGAGGCTGCCGTGAAACTGACCATTCCGATGCAGGAGGAATTCTACGCCTCGAAGATTGCCGACACCTTCGAGGAGGCTGTCGACCTCTCGCTCGAAGCAATCGAACGCCAGCTACAGCGTATCAAATCGCAGAAAGATTATTGATTGTATTTACAAGCCTGTATGCACTCTCCCGCTGTCAGGCCCCACTGAAAAAGCGGCGCCGCATCCTCTCCGATGCGGCGCCGCCGTTATAAAGAGCGGAAAATTTATCCGTTGTAATCAGCCGGAGCTACCGAGTGCCTTTTCTTGAACACACGCTGGAAATACTGCACATCGGAGTAGCCACACATTGCGGCAATATCCGACAGCGAAAGCGGCTCTCCGGTAGAGCGCGCACGCAAAAGCTGCTCGGCACGCTGCATGCGAGCCTCGATAAGCAGCTGGGTCGCCGAGATGCCAAGCTGAGCACGCAGATGACGGTTAAGAGTCGAACGGCTCACTGCGGCGGCATCAGCCATGCTGTCGACACCTGCGTCGGGGTTGTCTATGTTCTCTTCTATATAGCGCCTTACCCGGTTGAGGAAAGCTGTGTCCTCCGGTTTCTGCTCAGGGACAAGGGGAGCCATATCCTCAGGCGATGCTGTCAGGCAGTCACTATCCTGCATGGAACGCGCCTCCATCTCCCCGATTACCGCCATATACTTCTCAAGCAAGTCGCGACGCTGGCGATTGACATCGCGTATATACATTATTATATATACCGTCAGGCCGGCAAGCACTGCCACGACCAGCACAAACAATGCAGTGGCCCACCATGTCTCATACCAGTAAGGAGCTACCACCACGGAAAGCAGACGGTTATTATCGACCCATCGCCCGTATCTGTCGGTCGACTGCACCTCAAGCCAATGGGTGCCCGGGCTTAGATTAAACAAAGTGACGTTACGCACCGGTCCGGCGCCGGTCCATGGAGAGCCGTCAAGACGCGAACGATAAAGGATACCGCTATTGTCGGTATAATCTATAGCAGCAAAAGCTATCGATATATTGCGTTGGTCCGGCTCAAGAAAAAGTGTGTCACGAGATGCCAGACAAAAAGCCGGTGCCAGTCCGTTGACAGCCAGTGTAGTGAACACAAGCGGCGGCACATATCCCCGGCTGTATATATTGTGCGGTGTAGCACAGAAAGCGCCCTCCTCGGCGCCGATCACCCATGTGCCGTCGGGCAGCATCACAGGCTCAGTCTCGGCAAAGCGGCACGTGTCGTTCCAGAATGTACGCCCGAAATTCACCGTCTGCTCTGTCGATGGATTCAGAGCCATCACATGATTCCGACCTACAATCAACAACAATGTGTCGGACACAAGCGCCATAGCCCGGCACACATCGCTTGCAAGGGTGGAATTGCCTGTATTCAGATGTCGGAACTCCGGTTTGTCGTCAAACAGACGTTCCTCGCTTATAATATCGATTCCCGAGCTCTCCGTACCGACTATTATATTGCCGCGGGTATCCCTCGCCACACTCATCACGGCATTGCTGCACAAGCTCCCGGGACGGTTGCCGTCGCGCCTTACAGGCATCAGCCTCGTATTGCGGCAATCAGCGGAGTCTACAGTCCCGACAAGCAGCCCTTCGGTAGTAGCCGCAATTATATTGTCGGAAGGCGTGATGATAATCTTTCTCACTTTGTAGCCGCCCAACGACTCGGAAAGCTCCGGCTCCATGGCCTGCGGATTTTCGCAGCATTTCACTCCGGCACCGAACGTAGCTATCCACAGCCGTCCATACCTGTCCTCGGCCATATCGTATACCGCATCCGGCGATATGCTCTCTCCCCCATTCCTTATGAGAGCGCCCGGCTTGCCGCCTATCCATATGTCGCCATGACTCGTACGGTAGATGCAGTAAGGCGCAGTCTCAAGCGGAATGGTCCTGACAAGCGTCGAACTCCGGTCATACACATTTATACTATGATTATTGCGCAGCCCCACCCACAGCATGCTGTCGCGATCAACCATCAGCGAGCGCGGATGTGCGCCCGATGTACCGTCAAGCAACCTTGCCGGGTGATGCGGGAAACATGTCTTGTACAATCCCGACGGGTCAGCCCTCCAGATATTCCCCTGTCGGTCGGTCAGCCCCCTCCATGTGCGACCCATTTTTCCTTTAAGTGAATCCTTCCTCTCCTCAGGAATATCGCGGAAGGTGTATCGCGACAGGTCAAACTCATATATATCGTCATCGGTGCGGCACACAATGTTGCCCTGCTCAGAAAGCAGGATGTCACGTATGCGGTTGGTACCTATGGCCGCACTGTCACCCGGCCTGATTTTCATGCGGTGAAACTCATAGCCGTCGTAGCAGTCAAGACCGTTCCATGTAGCAAACCACATAAGCCCGTTTCCGTCCTGCAGACCGCCGCCGACAAGCGTACCCGACAATCCGTTGCTGTCGTCATACCGCACCGTACGGCAAGGCTCAGTCTGACGTGCGGTCAGGAAAAGCCCTGTCAGCAGAATAATCACTATAATGACAGTACGGCAATGGTTCATCAGTAGATTTTCGGTTCAATTCAGGCCAAAGATAGTGAAATTTCACTGTTCATG containing:
- the hpf gene encoding ribosome hibernation-promoting factor, HPF/YfiA family — protein: MEINIKSIHFDATEQLQSFIEKKLNKLARRFESITKADVTLKVVKPETSMNKEAAVKLTIPMQEEFYASKIADTFEEAVDLSLEAIERQLQRIKSQKDY
- the rpsU gene encoding 30S ribosomal protein S21, which gives rise to MIIVQVKEGENIERALKKFKRKFEKTGIVKELRSRQAFEKPSITNRKKMMKAVYVQKLRMVEE
- a CDS encoding tyrosine-type recombinase/integrase encodes the protein MILDSFSTYIRCELNYSVHTVSAYMRDLSQWADFATGGHPEQLDPLSVTTSDIRLWIGRLARQGESPRTLKRKLSSLRTFFGYMMKRHGMMSNPAAELHSAKADKPLPVYVRQSEMASMLADDFDTGDFTSVRDRLILLMFYSTGMRSSELETLLDNDVNTAKGELKVMGKRNKERIIPFGEELSEMIAKYRNLRDTTVGGLPPERFFVRPDGQPLYRRLIYRVVHGALEGRTVAARQSPHVLRHSFASDMLNNGADLFSVQQLLGHKSLETTQVYTHITYQELKNNYQLAHPRAAKKGGPHGN
- a CDS encoding AraC family transcriptional regulator translates to MNHCRTVIIVIILLTGLFLTARQTEPCRTVRYDDSNGLSGTLVGGGLQDGNGLMWFATWNGLDCYDGYEFHRMKIRPGDSAAIGTNRIRDILLSEQGNIVCRTDDDIYEFDLSRYTFRDIPEERKDSLKGKMGRTWRGLTDRQGNIWRADPSGLYKTCFPHHPARLLDGTSGAHPRSLMVDRDSMLWVGLRNNHSINVYDRSSTLVRTIPLETAPYCIYRTSHGDIWIGGKPGALIRNGGESISPDAVYDMAEDRYGRLWIATFGAGVKCCENPQAMEPELSESLGGYKVRKIIITPSDNIIAATTEGLLVGTVDSADCRNTRLMPVRRDGNRPGSLCSNAVMSVARDTRGNIIVGTESSGIDIISEERLFDDKPEFRHLNTGNSTLASDVCRAMALVSDTLLLIVGRNHVMALNPSTEQTVNFGRTFWNDTCRFAETEPVMLPDGTWVIGAEEGAFCATPHNIYSRGYVPPLVFTTLAVNGLAPAFCLASRDTLFLEPDQRNISIAFAAIDYTDNSGILYRSRLDGSPWTGAGPVRNVTLFNLSPGTHWLEVQSTDRYGRWVDNNRLLSVVVAPYWYETWWATALFVLVVAVLAGLTVYIIMYIRDVNRQRRDLLEKYMAVIGEMEARSMQDSDCLTASPEDMAPLVPEQKPEDTAFLNRVRRYIEENIDNPDAGVDSMADAAAVSRSTLNRHLRAQLGISATQLLIEARMQRAEQLLRARSTGEPLSLSDIAAMCGYSDVQYFQRVFKKRHSVAPADYNG